Genomic DNA from Oryza sativa Japonica Group chromosome 5, ASM3414082v1:
CTACAATACTACAGACTAATCTTGGATGTCGGCAAATTCAGTTGGGGCATCATCTGACGACTGATCATGCAGCAATGACCTACTTGACTACATCTCTGGCTTCCTGAACTATAGACTATGAGCAAGGTGCTCACCTAACACTGGAATATACTACTAAGTAGCATTCTTTACACAGGATGCTGTTTCATCGCTTTGTGAGCATCACTAGTGCGAGCATTGACATGGAGGCGATGAACTTGAAGCTCTGGTTCTCCCAGAAGTTGTGCTTGTCATCACGGTATGGGACACTGGGTTGCTTCATGCCCACCTGATCCTTCAGCTCCTTCAGTTGCTTGTCTCTTTTCTCACCAGCCTGAAGAAGCAAGGAGCAATTAGTCCAGTCTGGTATGAGTATATGAGTATTCTTAATTGATCATAGTCTGCTCCAGGAAGGTTGTCACATAAGTTCAGAAACCAAATGACCACTTTCAAAAGTTTTAACAAAAAATTGGAGCAAATACACGGCTAAGACATTGcagtttgtttttattttcataaaaataAATGGGCATGGTTATTTTGGCTGGCAGTGAAAATGGGTGATACTAAAAAAATGGGGCTTTGCTGAACGCGTGTTTCTGTTAGTATCAGTTTGACCTGTACATTTTCCACAGATAATTATTGCACAACTGCCGTAGCAGGGATGCTTCATTCACATGGTCTAGATTTGTTAATTTTAACTGTCAGAGATCTTGTTAGATGCTCAGGGATAAGGCGTCATATTCAATCTCAAGTGCCTCGTCCCCAGTTGAGATAACCATAAATGAGCATGGACAGCAATGCTAGAAGAGAACATCATGTTTGATGTGTCAAGGGACAAGGATAAATATGAACATACTCTCTGAAGTTTTCTTATCTGGGACCGTGATTCCTGAAGGCAGAATTCAAGCTTTAGAATTCTCTTTTTCAGTTCCTGGTCGGTTCTCTTTTGTTTCTCCAACTGTTCAACAAACAAGAGATTTCAAGTAAATACAACATTTTAGCACAAATAACAAGTTTCTTTGTAATAGTATTCAGCATTTCTATGGATGAAAGAAAGAGAACCGTATACCTGTGACTCTAGTTCCTTTGTTTTGTTCGTCCAGTGAGCAGATAATATCCTAATTTCATCTCTCAATCTGGCAATCTCTGCATCCTTAGCGTTCAGAAGTTTATTGAGATTATCAATGTTCCTTGGTGATACATCAGATAAGATCTTTAGAAGCTCATTATCTTTGTTAGACCCAACTTTGGCAACTGCATCCATGATATCTGTTTCGATCCTCAAAACTTCATCTTTGAGTTGCCTCTGTGAGTATTCCCTTGATTCAAGATCCTTCTGGAGATGATCCAGCTGCTCACCTAGCTTGTTGACTCGACGCTCGTGTTCTTTTAGCGAGCTGTCCTTCTCATTCAGCTCTTTTAATAATGACAAGCATTGTGACTGAGCTGATTTGGCTGATGCAGCACTTGCTTCTGCTGTAGCTTGGGTGACTGACAGTTTCGATCTAAGATCGTCCAACTCGTGGAAGTACTGCACATAATTAGAATAGTTATTGAGGAAGTGCATCTGAATTGCAAAAGGGACTCATTAGAGCGTCAAAACCAGCATCAACATTGGTAATTGGTTTGCGGAGACAATATAAAGTGGAGTCTGAAAGATGTAAAATAGTAGAGTAAAATTTTCTCATCGCCATGAATCCACAAGAGCACAACAGTTACAGATTATGAGCTTACTAGGTCAAGAGGCCAAATCATAATTAGTCTAGGATAACAAATTTGATGACAAAACAAATTAATGCCCATGATCAAGAACATAGCTTGACAAATTAATGCACAAAGGATCATTTCTAGCTTGTAAATGCAGAATCAATAAAAACAAGGCCACAAACTCATAACCATCAGTAATGACCCCATGGCTCCAAAATGGTTTAATAAAAAGTGTTTTAACTTGACAAATAAGAGAACCGAGGCAGTTCAGACCTGTTCTGTGCAACCTGTCGACGAACGCAGTTGCTCATCTTTATCATTCAAGCATTTCTGCAGCTTACTGATTTCTTCCTCCATGCTCCTCGCCTTTGTCTCAGCAAACTGTGATAAGTTTTCCCTTGTCAAAAACAAAACTCAACAACAATCCGGCAGGGACCAACTACAAAAACAAGAAACAAACCTTTCTGGTTTGGGATTCCCGAACAAAC
This window encodes:
- the LOC4337735 gene encoding nuclear envelope-associated protein 2; amino-acid sequence: MSVSEKVVPPSSVSSSDLDPLLKDLTEKKLSFRRNVVSLAAELKDVRNKLASQEQLFVRESQTRKFAETKARSMEEEISKLQKCLNDKDEQLRSSTGCTEQYFHELDDLRSKLSVTQATAEASAASAKSAQSQCLSLLKELNEKDSSLKEHERRVNKLGEQLDHLQKDLESREYSQRQLKDEVLRIETDIMDAVAKVGSNKDNELLKILSDVSPRNIDNLNKLLNAKDAEIARLRDEIRILSAHWTNKTKELESQLEKQKRTDQELKKRILKLEFCLQESRSQIRKLQRAGEKRDKQLKELKDQVGMKQPSVPYRDDKHNFWENQSFKFIASMSMLALVMLTKR